One region of Populus trichocarpa isolate Nisqually-1 chromosome 4, P.trichocarpa_v4.1, whole genome shotgun sequence genomic DNA includes:
- the LOC7490793 gene encoding uncharacterized protein LOC7490793 translates to MSISKELYPSQDDLLYEEEILRNPFSLKLWWRYLIARRESPFKKRFIIYERALRALPGSYKLWHAYLVERLDIVRNLPITHPQFETLNNTFERALVTMHKMPRIWIMYLQSLIRQKLVTKTRRAFDRALCALPVTQHDRIWELYLSFVSQEGFPIETSLRVYRRYLMYDPSHIEDFIEFLLNSGLWQEAAERLASVLNDNQFYSIKGKTKHSLWLELCDLMTRHAKEVSGLNVDAIIRGGIRKFTDEVGRLWTSLADYYIRRELFEKARDIFEEGMTTVVTVRDFSVIFDAYSQFEESMVAIKMEKMDLSDDEENEVEENGIELDEDVRLDWSSKFEKKLLNGFWLDDDNDVDLMLARLEYLMDRRPELANSVLLRQNPHNVEQWHRRVKLFEGNPTKQILTYTEAVRTVDPMKAVGKPHTLWVAFAKLYEDHNDLVNARVIFDKAVQVNYKTVDNLASVWCEWAEMEIRHRNFKGALELLRRATAEPSVEVKRRVAADGDEPVQIKVHKSLRLWAFYVDLEEGLGTLESTRAVYERILDLRIATPQIIINYAWLLEEHKYFEDAFKVYERGVKIFKYPHVKDIWVTYLSKFVKRYGKTKLERARELFEHAIEMAPADSVKPLYLQYAKLEEDYGLAKRAMKVYDQATKAVPNNEKLSMYEIYIARAAEIFGVPKTREIYEQAIESGLPDKDVKTMCLKYADLEKNLGEIDRARGIYVFASQFADPRSDLDFWNQWHEFEVQHGNEDTFREMLRIKRSVSASYSQTHFILPEYLMQKDQRLNIDDAKDKLKQAGLPEDEMAALERQLAPAINKTTARDSSRTVGFVSAGVQSQSDGGMQVTANQEDIELPEESDSEDDEKVEIAQKDVPSAVFGGLAGKREEPEKDDAKDGGSRLGALERIKRLKRGG, encoded by the exons ATGTCGATTTCCAAAGAGCTGTACCCTTCTCAAGATGATCTTCTCTACgaagaagaaatcttgagaaaCCCTTTTTCTTTGAAGCTCTGGTGGCGTTATTTGATTGCCCGAAGAGAATCCCCGTTCAAGAAACGCTTCATAATTTATGAACGAGCTCTCAGAGCGTTGCCTGGAAGCTACAAGCTCTGGCATGCTTATTTGGTTGAGCGGCTCGATATAGTTCGGAATTTGCCCATTACTCATCCTCAGTTTGAAACTCTTAATAACACTTTTGAGAGGGCTTTGGTTACTATGCATAAGATGCCTAGGATCTGGATTATGTATTTGCAGAGTTTGATTCGTCAGAAGTTAGTGACGAAGACGAGGAGGGCTTTTGATAGGGCTCTCTGTGCGTTGCCTGTTACACAGCACGATAGGATTTGGGAGTTGTATTTGAGTTTTGTGAGTCAAGAGGGTTTTCCTATTGAGACCTCTCTTAGGGTTTATAGGAGGTATTTGATGTATGACCCGAGTCATATTGAAgattttattgagtttttgttGAATTCTGGGCTTTGGCAAGAGGCTGCAGAGAGGTTGGCGTCGGTCTTGAATGATAATcagttttattcaattaaggGGAAGACCAAGCATAGCTTGTGGCTTGAGTTGTGTGATTTGATGACTAGGCATGCGAAGGAGGTTTCAGGGTTAAACGTGGATGCAATTATTAGGGGTGGGATTAGGAAGTTTACAGATGAGGTTGGGAGGCTGTGGACCTCGCTTGCTGATTATTATATCAGGAGGGAATTGTTTGAGAAGGCAAGGGATATTTTTGAGGAGGGGATGACTACTGTGGTTACTGTTAGGGATTTCAGTGTTATTTTCGACGCTTACTCACAATTTGAAGAGAGTATGGTTGCTATCAAGATGGAGAAAATGGATTTGAGCGACGATGAGGAAAATGAGGTTGAAGAGAATGGTATCGAGTTGGATGAGGATGTTCGGTTGGATTGGAGTTCCAAGTTTGAGAAGAAGTTACTTAATGGCTTTTGGTTAGATGATGACAATGACGTGGATTTGATGCTAGCACGTCTGGAGTATCTAATGGATAGAAGACCAGAATTAGCAAATAGTGTGCTTCTTCGACAAAATCCACATAATGTGGAGCAGTGGCATAGGAGGGTCAAGCTATTTGAGGGTAATCCAACGAAGCAAATTCTGACGTATACTGAAGCTGTGAGGACGGTGGATCCAATGAAAGCAGTGGGGAAGCCTCATACTTTGTGGGTTGCATTTGCAAAATTGTACGAGGATCACAATGATCTTGTCAATGCAAGGGTAATTTTTGACAAGGCAGTGCAAGTGAACTACAAGACTGTCGATAATTTGGCAAGTGTATGGTGTGAGTGGGCTGAAATGGAAATTAGACACAGGAATTTCAAAGGTGCGCTTGAGCTGTTGAGACGGGCCACCGCAGAACCATCAGTTGAGGTCAAACGGAGAG TGGCTGCTGATGGGGATGAACCAGTTCAGATAAAGGTTCATAAGTCCTTGAGACTCTGGGctttttatgttgatttggaGGAGGGCCTGGGTACCTTGGAGTCCACTCGAGCAGTGTATGAACGGATACTGGACCTGCGCATAGCCACCCCACAAATCATCATCAATTATGCTTGGCTTCTAGAG GAACATAAATACTTTGAAGATGCATTCAAGGTATATGAAAGGGGAGTCAAAATATTCAAGTATCCTCATGTGAAAGACATTTGGGTCACATATCTCTCAAAGTTCGTGAAGAGATATGGCAAGACAAAACTAGAGCGGGCGAGGGAGTTGTTTGAACATGCTATTGAAATG GCTCCTGCTGACTCGGTGAAACCGTTGTATCTTCAATATGCAAAGCTAGAAGAGGACTATGGTTTGGCAAAGCGAGCCATGAAGGTATACGATCAAGCAACCAAGGCTGTTCCGAACAATGAAAAACTGAGCATGTACGAAATTTATATTGCTCGTGCAGCTGAGATATTTGGTGTTCCAAAAACAAGGGAAATATATGAGCAAGCAATAGAGTCTGGCCTTCCAGACAAAGATGTGAAGACAATGTGCTTGAAGTATGCTGACTTAGAGAAGAACCTTGGAGAAATTGACCGTGCACGTGGCATATATGTATTTGCATCCCAATTTGCTGATCCACGATCTGATTTGGATTTCTGGAACCAATGGCATGAGTTTGAGGTTCAACATGGAAATGAAGATACCTTCAGAGAAATGTTGCGTATTAAACGAAGTGTGTCTGCAAGCTATAGCCag ACACATTTTATTCTTCCTGAGTATTTGATGCAGAAGGACCAGAGACTGAACATTGATGATGCCAAAGACAAATTGAAACAGGCTGGGCTCCCTGAAGATGAAATGGCCGCTCTAGAGAGGCAATTAGCTCCTGCAATCAATAAAACCACTGCTAGAGATAGCAGCAGGACAGTGGGCTTTGTGAGTGCTGGAGTGCAATCTCAGTCGGATGGAGGGATGCAGGTTACTGCAAACCAGGAAGACATTGAGCTTCCAGAAGAGAGTGACTCTGAAGACGATGAAAAAGTTGAAATTGCACAGAAGGATGTTCCCTCTGCTGTGTTTGGTGGACTGGCTGGGAAGAGGGAAGAGCCTGAGAAAGATGATGCAAAGGATGGTGGCAGTCGTCTTGGTGCCCTCGAGAGGATTAAGAGACTAAAACGTGGAGGATGA